One Lysinibacillus sp. OF-1 DNA segment encodes these proteins:
- a CDS encoding cupin domain-containing protein, translating into MSSNIDYTSPSTEFTFDVNKSTLFKKDSQNYINILSVEQLNTVENTSLLDIFLSKENIVEPHYHQNAAELVYCIAGAATVSILNPFTKKIQNYPIRPGQVANIPQGWWHYEIATEDNTHLLAIFDAPTPEVILGSDILKFTPANIMAHTYCLDEEQWKKTIAPIVPSTYIGPPKGCHRVQSATDQTPSKQTMPQHYMKPCPYPYPYRYPNPHMSPYGTYY; encoded by the coding sequence ATTAGCTCAAATATCGACTATACCTCTCCCTCTACAGAATTCACTTTTGATGTTAATAAAAGTACGCTTTTTAAAAAGGATTCACAAAATTACATTAATATTCTTAGTGTGGAACAATTAAATACAGTAGAAAATACATCTTTACTCGATATTTTTTTGAGTAAAGAAAATATCGTTGAGCCACACTACCATCAAAATGCCGCTGAGCTCGTCTATTGTATCGCTGGGGCAGCGACGGTTTCCATCTTGAATCCCTTTACAAAGAAAATACAAAACTATCCCATTAGACCTGGGCAAGTTGCCAATATACCGCAGGGCTGGTGGCATTATGAAATAGCAACAGAAGATAATACTCATTTACTTGCGATTTTTGATGCACCAACGCCAGAGGTCATTTTAGGTTCCGATATCTTGAAATTTACACCAGCAAATATTATGGCGCATACGTATTGTTTAGATGAAGAACAATGGAAGAAAACAATTGCACCGATTGTTCCATCCACTTATATCGGACCACCAAAAGGCTGTCATCGTGTCCAGTCAGCAACCGATCAAACTCCGTCAAAACAAACAATGCCGCAGCACTACATGAAGCCATGTCCATACCCTTATCCATATCGCTACCCTAATCCTCACATGTCTCCTTATGGCACCTATTATTAA
- a CDS encoding cation-translocating P-type ATPase: MTEYHQQSSAEVMKILNVTTQGLTDDDVKKRQQIYGYNVLEEGKRTSTWAVFMGQFKDLLVIILLVAAFVSFLLGEVGSTIVIMIVVILNAILGTVQHVKAEQSLDNLKALTSPIAKVMRNHQLVEISSEEIVVGDLLMLEAGDYINADGRLLESHNLHINESSLTGESIAVAKSTDPIRKNNVTIADKKNMVYSGSFVTNGRGIVMVTAIGMQTEIGKIANLLDTAKEKKTPLQISLDQFGEKLALGITLICLAIFTIDLIRGRALVESFMFAVSLAVAAIPEALSSIVTIVLAFGTQKMAKENAIIRKLYAVESLGSVSVICSDKTGTLTENKMVVQEVFVDQKKIPHDWLNPTNPVEKELMVKALLCSDAVEREQKEIGDPTEIALVKLGKQYGLDELTVREQYPRLAEIPFDSARKLMSTVNQMDKQPIMITKGALDVLLPKVTRIKTTTGIFEMTAQHRQKIEAVNRDFSMNGLRVLAIAYKEVLPLQKVDTRAERDLIFVGLVAMMDPPRKESKEAVESCIKAGIKPVMITGDHKITATAIAQQIGILQNPAEAIEGHALEGLTDQELQEKIHDYSVYARVTPAQKIRIVKAWQDKGHVVAMTGDGVNDGPALKQADIGVAMGVTGTEVAKDASSMILTDDNFSTIVKAIANGRSIYTNIKNAILFLLSGNAGAIFVVLYATVLGLPVPFAPVHLLFINLLTDSLPAIAIGLEPNNKKTMKDKPRNIHTPLLNKAFTTQVVLEGILIAISTIIAFQIGLSTGDTLTASTMAFTTLCLSRLVHGFNSRSKQSIFAIGVFSNKYTWLAFIIGVFSLHIVLFMPMLTTVFEVAPLTTAQLGFIYSLSVLPFLVNQWYKLLFVRNR; this comes from the coding sequence ATGACTGAATATCATCAACAATCATCTGCTGAAGTCATGAAAATATTGAACGTCACCACACAAGGCTTGACCGATGATGACGTCAAAAAAAGACAACAAATCTATGGCTATAATGTATTAGAGGAAGGGAAAAGAACAAGTACATGGGCTGTTTTCATGGGTCAATTTAAAGATTTATTGGTCATTATTTTACTCGTTGCGGCCTTCGTTTCCTTTCTACTAGGAGAAGTGGGAAGCACCATTGTGATTATGATCGTGGTCATTTTAAATGCTATTTTAGGCACGGTGCAGCATGTGAAGGCAGAGCAGTCACTAGATAATCTGAAAGCATTGACCTCTCCGATTGCCAAAGTCATGCGTAATCATCAACTAGTGGAGATTTCTTCTGAAGAAATTGTGGTAGGCGATCTTCTGATGTTGGAGGCAGGCGACTACATCAATGCGGATGGCAGGCTACTGGAAAGCCATAATTTACACATCAATGAAAGCTCGCTCACAGGCGAATCGATTGCTGTAGCAAAAAGTACGGACCCTATTCGGAAAAATAATGTAACGATTGCGGATAAGAAAAATATGGTGTATTCAGGAAGCTTTGTGACTAATGGACGTGGCATCGTGATGGTTACTGCGATCGGGATGCAGACCGAAATCGGAAAAATTGCGAATTTACTCGATACGGCCAAGGAGAAGAAAACACCATTACAAATTAGTCTTGATCAATTCGGTGAAAAATTAGCACTAGGCATTACCCTAATTTGTTTAGCTATTTTTACGATTGACCTTATTCGAGGAAGGGCCTTAGTGGAATCCTTTATGTTTGCTGTATCCCTTGCTGTTGCAGCGATCCCAGAGGCATTGAGCTCCATTGTGACCATTGTATTAGCTTTTGGCACCCAGAAAATGGCGAAGGAAAATGCGATCATCCGCAAGCTTTATGCTGTTGAAAGCTTAGGAAGTGTATCGGTTATTTGCTCTGATAAAACGGGTACCTTAACCGAAAATAAAATGGTCGTACAGGAAGTTTTCGTCGACCAGAAAAAGATTCCACACGATTGGCTGAATCCAACGAACCCAGTGGAAAAAGAGCTGATGGTAAAAGCGCTTCTATGTAGTGACGCTGTCGAGCGTGAGCAAAAAGAAATTGGTGACCCTACAGAAATTGCCCTCGTGAAATTAGGGAAACAATATGGTTTAGATGAATTGACAGTTCGCGAGCAATATCCTCGACTGGCTGAAATTCCATTTGATTCAGCGAGAAAGCTCATGAGTACTGTTAATCAGATGGACAAGCAACCTATCATGATTACTAAAGGGGCTTTAGATGTACTTTTACCAAAAGTGACACGAATCAAAACAACAACTGGTATTTTTGAGATGACTGCGCAGCATCGCCAGAAAATTGAAGCAGTGAATCGTGATTTTTCTATGAATGGTTTAAGGGTGTTAGCTATTGCTTATAAGGAGGTATTGCCTCTACAAAAAGTCGATACAAGAGCTGAACGAGATTTAATCTTTGTTGGCTTAGTAGCGATGATGGACCCTCCAAGAAAAGAGTCGAAAGAGGCTGTGGAAAGCTGTATAAAAGCAGGTATTAAGCCCGTCATGATTACAGGGGACCATAAAATTACAGCAACAGCTATCGCTCAACAAATTGGTATTTTACAAAATCCAGCAGAAGCTATAGAAGGACATGCACTCGAAGGTTTAACCGATCAAGAGCTACAAGAAAAAATACATGATTATTCTGTGTATGCTCGTGTTACACCAGCACAAAAAATTCGAATTGTCAAAGCCTGGCAGGATAAAGGGCATGTTGTCGCCATGACAGGGGATGGTGTCAATGATGGGCCAGCCCTGAAACAAGCCGATATTGGTGTAGCAATGGGCGTGACAGGCACAGAGGTTGCGAAAGATGCCTCGTCCATGATTTTAACTGATGATAATTTTTCGACGATTGTCAAGGCAATTGCCAATGGTCGTAGCATCTATACGAATATTAAAAATGCGATTCTGTTTTTATTATCAGGAAATGCGGGTGCTATTTTTGTCGTGTTATATGCCACTGTTTTAGGCTTACCTGTTCCTTTTGCACCTGTGCATCTATTATTCATTAACCTATTGACAGATAGTCTACCAGCAATCGCAATCGGTTTAGAGCCAAATAATAAGAAAACAATGAAGGACAAGCCTAGAAATATCCATACTCCTTTATTAAATAAAGCCTTTACAACACAAGTAGTGCTTGAAGGTATATTAATCGCCATTTCCACCATTATTGCGTTTCAAATCGGTTTATCGACAGGTGATACGTTAACAGCCAGCACAATGGCCTTTACCACATTATGCCTATCAAGATTAGTGCATGGCTTTAACTCCAGATCCAAACAATCAATCTTTGCTATTGGCGTATTTTCGAATAAATATACTTGGCTTGCCTTTATCATCGGTGTATTTAGCTTACACATTGTCTTGTTTATGCCAATGCTCACAACAGTTTTTGAGGTAGCTCCATTAACGACAGCTCAGCTAGGCTTTATTTATAGCTTATCGGTATTACCATTCCTAGTGAACCAATGGTATAAGCTACTGTTCGTGAGAAATCGATAG
- a CDS encoding DUF3231 family protein — translation MIKDNLASLQFKEIFKLWSQLGVNQSYIASSHAFFKHTRDKHLKIMILEFIQCLKEENKQLTLLLKENGMLAPTTAIEYSKMKLTDLRGKSAINDGEISAILSMNIASSLIAVSQALDLSVKKLHLTKYGELHMRYALLGAKLIDLSKRKGWIVAPQS, via the coding sequence ATGATAAAGGACAATCTAGCATCGTTACAATTTAAGGAAATTTTCAAGCTTTGGTCACAGCTTGGTGTCAATCAAAGCTATATTGCTTCAAGCCATGCCTTTTTTAAGCATACACGTGATAAACATTTAAAAATCATGATCTTGGAGTTTATTCAATGTTTAAAAGAGGAAAATAAGCAGTTGACATTATTATTAAAGGAAAATGGCATGTTGGCACCCACTACAGCAATCGAGTACAGTAAGATGAAACTAACGGATCTTCGTGGAAAATCGGCTATTAATGATGGCGAAATTAGTGCTATTTTATCCATGAATATTGCCTCATCTTTAATTGCTGTAAGCCAAGCACTGGATTTGTCAGTAAAAAAGCTCCACTTAACTAAATATGGTGAACTTCATATGCGTTATGCACTATTAGGGGCAAAATTGATTGACCTCAGTAAGCGTAAAGGTTGGATAGTAGCACCTCAAAGCTAA
- a CDS encoding MFS transporter, producing MNWRVYILAVTTFAVGLVELIVGGILPNIAEDLHVSLATAGQLITIFALVYAISAPVLLSLTAKVERKRLFLISLFIFTLGNLMTFFSTTFIIVLIARIFTAMSTALVIVLSLTITTKIVEPRHRAKALGLVFMGVSSALVIGVPMGIFITEAFGWRAVFLGISILSTISMVLIALLLEKMPIGEVVPLKAQIKSLANLKILTAQLTTLFMLAGHYMLYAYLTPFLVEAFDLSASWISICYLIFGIASVSGNAIGGWVSDKIGTSKAIILIVSAFAIVLFTIPYTVIALPLFLVFTVLWGALSWALTPPLQNYLIQADPQSSDIQQSLNTAALQIGISIGSAVGGAMFAWTGSVMHLASFGTILVLGALACAIFSIKRAPLGQEQHVDYSSAHHNS from the coding sequence ATGAATTGGAGAGTTTATATTCTTGCAGTGACAACCTTCGCAGTAGGGTTAGTTGAATTAATTGTTGGTGGAATCCTGCCAAATATTGCAGAGGATTTACATGTATCATTAGCAACAGCAGGACAATTAATCACAATTTTTGCACTGGTTTATGCGATTTCTGCGCCAGTCCTACTATCCTTGACAGCCAAGGTGGAACGGAAGCGCTTATTCCTTATTTCTTTATTTATTTTCACGTTAGGGAATCTAATGACCTTCTTTAGTACAACGTTCATCATTGTGCTAATTGCTCGTATTTTCACAGCGATGAGTACAGCGTTAGTCATCGTATTATCATTAACGATTACTACTAAAATCGTAGAGCCCCGCCACCGTGCCAAAGCATTAGGGCTTGTTTTTATGGGCGTAAGTTCCGCGCTTGTAATCGGTGTGCCAATGGGTATTTTTATTACAGAAGCGTTTGGCTGGCGTGCTGTATTTTTAGGTATTAGTATCCTGTCAACGATTTCAATGGTTTTAATTGCCTTATTGCTTGAAAAAATGCCAATCGGAGAAGTAGTGCCACTGAAGGCACAAATCAAATCATTGGCGAATTTGAAAATCCTAACAGCACAGTTAACTACGCTGTTTATGTTAGCGGGTCATTACATGCTCTACGCTTATTTAACACCATTCTTAGTAGAAGCATTTGATCTGAGTGCCTCATGGATTAGTATTTGCTACTTAATTTTCGGTATTGCCTCTGTTAGCGGGAACGCTATAGGAGGCTGGGTGAGTGATAAAATTGGCACAAGCAAGGCTATTATTTTAATCGTCTCTGCCTTTGCCATTGTGTTATTTACTATTCCTTATACAGTTATTGCCCTGCCACTGTTTTTAGTATTTACGGTTTTATGGGGGGCGTTGAGCTGGGCTTTGACACCACCATTACAAAATTATTTAATTCAGGCAGATCCTCAATCATCTGATATTCAGCAAAGCTTAAATACAGCTGCCCTGCAAATCGGGATCTCCATCGGATCAGCAGTAGGAGGCGCTATGTTTGCTTGGACAGGGTCCGTTATGCACTTAGCAAGCTTTGGTACGATTCTAGTTCTCGGTGCATTAGCTTGTGCCATCTTCTCTATTAAAAGAGCACCTCTTGGTCAGGAGCAGCACGTAGATTATTCATCAGCACATCATAACTCGTAA
- a CDS encoding S8 family serine peptidase — translation MKNFKFMKFLSSILVFVMVLSLLVPLSSASAEESKPFKQDSQSESIIQLKAAIAEQLSLSKDGPTLHESLENVSGNQKVAVIVHLSEKPVALEQGISEVKGRKFSNAQAKEVRSNVKVQQAEVKKELAIKNVEMTQGYTFDTVLNGFAATVKAKDLPKLLTVDGITLIEPDAIVYASEDNTMKSSELMKKDSVEAQMNTSNSFLGIEQLWKEGIEGQGIKVAVLDTGIDADHPEFAGIYKGGKNFIPNSSTYTKPRADNDASETLPSERPVGTPEFNEKGSSFYTSHGTHVAGTIAAIGANEFGIKGIAPKVDLYAYRVLGAYGSGATSGIVKAIETAVKEKMDVINLSLGGGANSETDAGSFAINNAMMAGTIGVVATGNSGPNRGTMGTPATARLGIAVGNTTNPETMYNGEVNVTVGNYNLTKQLPLMGTTFGKDVAKQLQGEFDLVAVPGNGEVKDFEGIDVEGKVALISRGGIAFVDKIANAKANGAVATIIHNFAGGTNAPDISGTFLGDSFEFLPTFDMSQTDGNAIRAALAGGTGKVSFSKFASTKTLGDEVNSSSSRGPSTPNFDIKPDVSAPGTNIMSTIPMYKKDFPDADYGEAYGRKTGTSMATPHIAGIVALVKQANPSWNAFDVKVALSNTAQVLDTTKYDVFSQGAGRVNAYAAAHPEILAYALDSAILDGTGAVTENLKGTVTFGPQSLKDQDISVTKQVLVKDIKGNGGNYNVSIDVTKTFGDATVTVDQPTFNLVGEQVLNITLTASQATAPNGSEILGYIYINGGSTEISLPFAADLGGEAVTEIKDYKITETDLSFNGDGVKDSAVLSFTLTGDVTTNYIELWDIMNPEGGEYEDGYIGYLHAGTALGKGSYTLNVGGQYKPWGSEPATTIPDGLYTIDFTGLAASGAVSDYVGPIVVKTTKPEITGSVANGVATGQVTDKYIDYNEELDLYDLNYNLNDKLKASYISTINGEVQAPVPFELNQDGSFTFPVTAETNAVSVKITDAAGNVGEAKIYENEVVTALSVNPTELDLKAGETAQLTVTETSTPAKGDATEEDVTTKATYVVGDENIATVANGLVTAVGEGTTTITISYGDNKVTVNVTVKAPVVEVVTLEIDQSQVETSIGKEVAVKITEVTTFDGKTTEKDVTKLATYEVANDKIATVKAGVVKGKGQGNTTITVTYGEHTLTFGVFVKQGDDNGNGNGNGNGNGNGNGNGNGNGNGNGNGNGNGNGNGNGNGNGNGNGNGNGNGNGNGNGNGNGNGNGNGNGNGNGNGNGNGNGNGNHIIMKSPWMIYS, via the coding sequence TTGAAAAATTTTAAGTTTATGAAGTTTTTAAGTAGTATTCTAGTTTTCGTTATGGTGCTTTCTCTATTAGTTCCATTGTCGAGTGCTAGTGCTGAAGAATCGAAACCATTCAAGCAAGATAGTCAAAGTGAAAGTATAATTCAACTAAAGGCGGCTATTGCTGAACAGCTAAGCTTGTCTAAAGATGGTCCAACCCTCCATGAAAGCTTAGAAAATGTATCAGGCAATCAAAAGGTTGCAGTCATCGTTCATTTATCCGAAAAGCCTGTTGCATTAGAGCAAGGAATAAGTGAAGTCAAAGGCCGAAAATTCTCTAATGCCCAAGCAAAAGAAGTTCGTTCCAATGTAAAAGTACAACAAGCAGAAGTTAAAAAAGAGTTAGCTATTAAAAATGTGGAGATGACTCAAGGTTACACATTTGATACTGTTTTAAACGGTTTTGCAGCAACTGTGAAGGCAAAGGATCTCCCAAAACTGCTTACAGTTGATGGAATTACATTAATTGAACCTGATGCAATTGTTTACGCATCAGAAGATAATACGATGAAATCATCGGAACTTATGAAGAAAGATTCAGTAGAAGCTCAAATGAATACAAGTAATTCTTTCCTTGGTATCGAACAGCTTTGGAAGGAAGGAATTGAAGGACAAGGAATAAAAGTAGCAGTATTAGATACTGGTATTGATGCAGATCACCCGGAGTTTGCTGGAATTTATAAAGGCGGAAAAAACTTTATTCCAAATTCTTCTACTTACACGAAGCCTCGAGCAGATAACGATGCATCGGAAACATTACCTTCAGAGCGTCCAGTCGGGACACCTGAATTTAATGAAAAAGGAAGCTCGTTCTATACTTCTCATGGTACACATGTTGCTGGAACAATTGCAGCAATCGGCGCTAACGAATTTGGTATTAAAGGAATTGCGCCAAAAGTAGACCTTTATGCTTACCGTGTTCTTGGAGCATACGGAAGTGGAGCTACATCTGGTATTGTTAAAGCAATTGAAACTGCTGTAAAAGAAAAAATGGACGTTATCAACCTTTCACTTGGCGGGGGAGCCAATTCTGAAACGGATGCTGGTTCTTTTGCTATTAATAATGCAATGATGGCTGGAACAATCGGAGTAGTTGCAACAGGAAACTCTGGTCCAAATCGCGGAACAATGGGTACTCCTGCAACAGCTCGTTTAGGCATTGCTGTTGGTAACACAACAAATCCTGAAACAATGTATAACGGGGAAGTGAATGTTACAGTTGGCAATTACAACTTAACAAAACAGCTTCCATTAATGGGAACGACTTTTGGGAAAGATGTAGCAAAACAGCTTCAAGGAGAATTTGACCTAGTTGCTGTTCCTGGAAACGGAGAAGTAAAAGACTTTGAAGGAATTGATGTAGAAGGGAAAGTGGCATTGATTTCCCGTGGCGGTATCGCATTTGTTGATAAAATTGCGAATGCAAAGGCAAATGGAGCTGTCGCAACAATAATTCATAACTTTGCTGGCGGAACAAATGCACCGGACATTTCAGGCACATTCCTTGGTGATTCATTTGAATTTCTGCCAACATTCGACATGTCTCAAACGGATGGTAATGCAATTCGCGCTGCATTAGCAGGCGGAACTGGAAAAGTAAGTTTTAGTAAATTCGCTTCCACAAAGACACTTGGGGATGAGGTAAACTCTTCCAGTTCGCGCGGACCATCTACACCAAACTTTGATATTAAACCAGATGTAAGTGCACCTGGAACAAATATTATGTCAACGATTCCAATGTATAAAAAAGATTTCCCTGATGCAGATTATGGGGAAGCTTATGGTCGTAAAACAGGAACATCTATGGCAACACCGCATATTGCAGGTATTGTTGCATTAGTTAAACAAGCAAATCCTAGTTGGAACGCGTTCGATGTAAAAGTGGCGCTTTCTAATACAGCACAGGTTTTAGATACAACAAAATACGATGTGTTTTCTCAGGGTGCAGGGCGTGTAAATGCTTATGCAGCGGCTCATCCAGAAATTCTTGCCTATGCACTTGATAGCGCAATTTTGGATGGTACGGGTGCAGTTACAGAAAACTTGAAAGGGACAGTTACTTTCGGTCCACAATCATTGAAAGATCAGGATATTTCTGTAACGAAACAAGTTTTAGTAAAAGATATTAAAGGGAACGGCGGCAATTATAACGTATCGATTGATGTGACAAAAACATTTGGTGATGCAACTGTTACAGTAGATCAGCCGACATTTAATCTAGTTGGTGAGCAAGTGTTAAATATTACATTAACTGCTTCACAAGCTACGGCACCAAATGGCTCTGAAATATTAGGGTATATTTATATCAATGGAGGATCTACAGAAATTTCATTACCATTTGCAGCTGACTTAGGTGGCGAGGCAGTAACGGAAATTAAAGATTATAAGATTACAGAAACAGACCTATCCTTTAACGGCGATGGAGTGAAAGATTCAGCTGTACTTTCATTCACATTAACTGGAGACGTAACAACTAACTATATCGAGCTTTGGGATATTATGAATCCTGAAGGTGGAGAATACGAAGACGGCTACATTGGTTATCTACATGCAGGTACTGCGCTAGGAAAAGGCTCTTATACGCTAAATGTTGGTGGGCAGTACAAACCATGGGGATCAGAACCTGCCACAACGATTCCAGATGGCCTGTATACAATTGACTTCACTGGTCTTGCAGCATCAGGAGCAGTTTCCGATTATGTTGGGCCAATTGTTGTGAAAACAACTAAACCAGAAATTACAGGTTCAGTAGCTAATGGTGTCGCTACAGGACAGGTAACAGATAAGTATATCGACTACAATGAAGAGTTAGATTTATATGATTTAAATTATAATTTAAATGATAAATTAAAAGCTTCCTATATTTCGACGATAAATGGTGAAGTACAAGCACCAGTTCCTTTTGAATTAAATCAAGACGGTAGCTTTACATTCCCAGTAACAGCAGAAACTAATGCTGTATCAGTAAAAATTACTGACGCTGCCGGAAATGTTGGTGAAGCAAAGATATATGAAAATGAAGTAGTAACAGCACTTTCTGTAAATCCAACTGAGCTAGACCTAAAAGCTGGAGAAACTGCACAACTGACGGTAACAGAAACGTCAACGCCTGCAAAAGGTGATGCAACAGAGGAAGATGTAACTACAAAAGCTACTTATGTGGTTGGAGATGAAAACATTGCAACAGTAGCAAATGGATTAGTCACTGCAGTAGGTGAGGGCACGACTACTATTACTATTTCATATGGTGATAATAAAGTTACTGTAAATGTTACAGTTAAAGCACCTGTTGTAGAAGTAGTAACACTAGAAATTGACCAATCTCAGGTTGAAACTAGTATAGGTAAGGAAGTTGCCGTGAAGATTACTGAAGTAACTACTTTTGATGGGAAAACAACAGAAAAAGATGTTACAAAGCTTGCAACCTATGAAGTAGCGAATGATAAAATAGCTACTGTAAAAGCAGGGGTGGTAAAAGGAAAAGGTCAAGGTAATACGACGATTACGGTAACGTATGGTGAGCATACACTAACATTTGGTGTGTTTGTAAAGCAAGGTGATGACAACGGAAACGGTAATGGAAACGGTAATGGAAACGGTAATGGAAACGGAAACGGAAATGGAAACGGAAACGGAAACGGAAACGGAAACGGAAACGGAAATGGAAACGGAAACGGAAATGGAAACGGAAATGGAAACGGAAACGGAAATGGAAATGGAAATGGAAACGGAAACGGAAACGGAAACGGAAATGGAAATGGAAATGGAAATGGAAATGGAAACGGAAACGGAAATGGAAACGGAAACGGAAATGGCAATCATATAATAATGAAGTCACCGTGGATGATTTATAGTTAA